Part of the Chelmon rostratus isolate fCheRos1 chromosome 13, fCheRos1.pri, whole genome shotgun sequence genome is shown below.
TTCATACAATGTAAGATTGTTTTCATGTGGAATGAATCATGCCATGTTTCCAATAGGGTTGCAGCAGTATACCTGTTTCCCcaaatgctttgttttaatgttttgttttaattttacaaAATATATTATGCCCTTACAGACATGAAACTTCATATaacttgaaattaaaaaaaaaagcgaagAAACAAACCTGAGGGCTCTGCTAAGTTTCTCATAGTTCATAGTGGGCTTGTTCTTGCGCTGGCCCCATTTCTGTGCTACAAGCTCTGGCTGGTTGAGTTTGAATTCGCCCTCTTCGCCCACCCAGGAGATGCAGTCTCTTGCATCcttgtctgtcagcagctccagcaggaaCTGCCACAACTGTATCTGACCATTGTTGCCTGGGACAAGAGAAACATGGCCTTCAGTGTAAAAGACTCCGAAAAATTCCTTTCACATACAATAAGAGATGCAttagcagtaaaaaaaattgCACCACAACACTGGAAATGTGTAATCAAACATTTGTGGAGGTCTTGGAGTAGAGTTGctaacaaatatttttcattttgattaatctgccaattgTTTTCTCAAGCAACTGTCAGGTCtataaaatatgagaaaattaTGGGAAAAGTCCAAAATTCAAATATAATTACTTTATTCATCACATAGCACAAAGATAATCAGCAAAATAAACTTAATCAGTTAAGTAGATTCATTAACTGATTGACTGGTGAATTGTTATAGCTTGGAGCTCTGCCTATTGGCACATCTGTGCACACCTGGCATATCActgtgcaaaacaacaaagaaaacaaatctggTGCACAAACGCCGTCCCTGGATGTTTGGTAGTGCCTTCAGGCTGTCCGAACATATAAGCTGcttacacaacaacaacatacagAGTCCTTGTGTGTAGTGAGCACTACCTGTGCGGTTTCCAGGCGAGCtgcgctcctctcctcctgaaaTACGGGGAGTTCTGGGACCTCGACTCTGCTTCAATACCTTTATGGCAGTGGGTGTGCTCACTTGAGCCGGGATTATTTGCACAGCTGGAGTCACAGATGGAAAAGTTAGAGATGAACAGAACATGAATCATCAGAACTTGCTTTAATCGCCCATTTGGCTGATTTTCTTCAATTAAACACTTACGTTGATCGATGGTGACAGTAGCGTCCCCTCCAGACTGGTCCTGGCTTGCTAGAACATCTGAAATATACCCAAGAAATTAGGGCCTTCATTTTCACCTCTGCTGACTCCTTAAAACACACTGTTGAACATCAACAGTGTTTACAGACTGGGCACACTCCTAAAAACCTGAAACAACTCTCACTTACATTTGCGTAGGAGCTCCAGGTGACTCCAGAGTATCTCTCCATTGGGCACTTTCTGAAGAAACTCTTCCTGGCTGAATGCACAGAGTTCTCGACCTGGGATGTGAATGCTGCCTATTTCCATCTCATCGATGTTAAACTCCTTCATTACCCACACAGCCCAGTGGATCACCTGGTCAGCAGTCCACAGCACAGGATctggggagaaagaaagaaacctcGCACACTAACACCACATGAAGGAGTATTTTTGCCATAGTAATGTATTGTATTAAAATGTTACTCACCATATTGTATGCCCAGGCGAACCTGCTCCTTGCGGTAGCCTTCAAGTGCTGCGGCCCACCGTGTAACCTGCTCTGACGTCTCGTCGGACAAGCCAGATCGTTCCACAGCAATGAGTTGACCGTCCTCCACCagcgctccctcctctcctgctgcatcCGGATCAATCACCACCTCTACTGTTTCTACTGGCTTCAcaatttccaaaatgttcaacTTCTCCTCACCTGGACAAGGGAAATAACACAAATGAGGGAGgttgatgtgtgtatgtgtaagtcTGAATTTGGACATGAACAGCAATGATACATGTTCTGATCTTCAATGTGTCATATCAGTACCTGGTTTGGTTATAATCTGCAGGCTGAGCTGCACTGTGCCATCTGTCTTTACTCCCTGATCGAAGAGGCTGTGATCAGggtgaagctgaaaaaaaaaccccaacaaatATAAGCTGAAtcagaggtgaagagagagacaACTCCACATGCTTATCAGTTCAGGGATGGCTTGCAGACCCACATCACCACCTGGAACTTGATAAAATCACAGAAGCATAGAGAGATCTTTGATATGTTCCATGTACATCAACATGTATGTTGTTACCTGAATGTCCTGCAAGCAGATGTCATATGCATCCAGAGATATTTGGATACGGGGCTCCAAAAGCTTCTTCAAATTGCCAATGGGCTCATTGATGTCGATATCTTGTTGAATCAAATCTGACGCTGTGATGGTCTGCTCCTCAACACTAAAGGTAAAAGAATAGAG
Proteins encoded:
- the gabpa gene encoding GA-binding protein alpha chain — protein: MSKSEPEEMIEIEIDEREKQECLEEGVEEQTITASDLIQQDIDINEPIGNLKKLLEPRIQISLDAYDICLQDIQLHPDHSLFDQGVKTDGTVQLSLQIITKPGEEKLNILEIVKPVETVEVVIDPDAAGEEGALVEDGQLIAVERSGLSDETSEQVTRWAAALEGYRKEQVRLGIQYDPVLWTADQVIHWAVWVMKEFNIDEMEIGSIHIPGRELCAFSQEEFLQKVPNGEILWSHLELLRKYVLASQDQSGGDATVTIDQPVQIIPAQVSTPTAIKVLKQSRGPRTPRISGGEERSSPGNRTGNNGQIQLWQFLLELLTDKDARDCISWVGEEGEFKLNQPELVAQKWGQRKNKPTMNYEKLSRALRYYYDGDMISKVQGKRFVYKFVCDLRTLIGYSAAELNNLVTECEQKKLARMQMHGIGQPITTVTLATTTLDKDS